The following proteins are co-located in the Eleginops maclovinus isolate JMC-PN-2008 ecotype Puerto Natales chromosome 1, JC_Emac_rtc_rv5, whole genome shotgun sequence genome:
- the LOC134873460 gene encoding nuclear receptor coactivator 3-like yields MSGLGENSMEPLSSESRKRKRSTCETPGLGCERKRREQESKYIEELAELISANLSDIDSFNVKPDKCAILKETVRQIRQIKEQGKATSNDDDVQKSDVSSTGQGVIDKDHLGPLLLQALDGFLFVVNREGSVVFVSDNVTQYLQYKQEELINTSVYNILHEDDREEFHKNLPKNNINGVSWGSEAARQKSHTFTCRMLVKFGHPHGPMEEGPGGPRYETMQCFALTQPKAMIEEGEDLQSCMICVARRVTAMERTESFNTRHELSGKLIQIDQNSLRASMRPGWEDLLRRCIQMFLQHSDGQPWSHKRHYHEAFLQGHAETPLYRFSLSDGTPVTAQTKSKLYRHPMSNEPQGFISTHLLQREPNGYRPAQGGNMMPNTMRQQGMGGPNPNPQMNMNTGGGMGMGGMSRGFGMNEQGHMGHMGPMGGGSMYGGSGGGGGNGGGGMGNRMMQMNQMGPMNQVGHMNQMNQMGPMNHPGQGMQQHPQQPPFQSSGGFGLSGMNSPSGSPRMSGPQQGLLMSPRNRGSPKMGANQFSPGGMHSPMSGIVSGGGSGGSTTTFSSSSLNALQAISEGVGSSLPSTLTSPSPAHKPDSSPSIHSSSSSSQPSQPAKPGQDGSKSPAGGLGPADHHHPMHHHHHHQHPQAESSADRPDSQAATVTKESAEGTNEAGAASSETSRRLPDSKGHKKLLQLLTSPTEELGIGGSGSSGPPVPPPASSSSTPAGPDSKDPTGGMTSPSSTGVSSSSAGANPGQATGQGALAASLSSAQYTGSLQEKHKILHKLLQNGNTPDDVAKITAEATGKVTLGGQEGGEAGGAGAGPGMVMEPKQEQHSPKKEKTHALLHYLLNKDDSKEPVDVKPKLEDLDVKGAPGAAGGPARGGPGSGPAPEHPESKIKSEPPDDLHNLESILGDLRGSSSDFYPDQSGGGGANDTGSKPQGCLDDSLQGKKCRNGPGPRGPFQRAMSMDGKPPAGPVGAGRRPMLIKQENMMGSPDGYPGNMGPMNRGMVPQRSPMGGSADWGMSRSGASPGGSAGHPSMMRPGMEYNNSKGMMSGPMIGRSNSVPGTRSMLQQQLMDMGSSADMGMGMSPFSQPGQPNQSPSWPDAIMSMEGNRRQFGNTLDDLLVPPTTSEGQSDERALLDQLDSLLNNTDGIALEEIDRALGIPDLVSQNQGSEQQLESFPGQDPSMVLDQKPLYGQGYPGPPTMPMQSGYGGNPMQGQAQQGGFGPMLSQMGQGGSFPGMGGMGGMGHPRANMMRPRMMTANKPMRLQLQQRLQGQQFMNQTRQGMGMKMENPGGNPGMRPGMQPGMGGQPGFINAQMMAQRSREMVTMQMRRQRMMMLMQQQQQQQAAAAAAAAGGFSPPPNVTAPGGMENPMGGPNMGQPGPQQFGYGGSYGMGQQGDPSFGPSGGSPPNAMMPGRLGPQNPMMQQHPQGGPMYQGAEMKGWSQGGMGRNSSYPQQQFAQQGPPGQQQFGQQGNPGPYGGMMMNGGCQPVEEEVTWARWEGRWE; encoded by the exons ATGAGCGGACTGGGGGAGAACTCCATGGAGCCTTTGAGCTCAGAAAGCCGGAAACGCAAGCGCTCCACTTGCGAGACGCCGGGTCTGGG GTGTGAGAGGAAGCGACGGGAACAGGAGAGCAAATACATAGAGGAGCTAGCCGAGCTGATCTCGGCCAACCTCAGCGACATCGACAGCTTCAACGTCAAACCAGACAAATGTGCCATCCTCAAAGAGACGGTGCGCCAGATCCGCCAGATCAAAGAGCAGG GAAAAGCTACATCCAACGACGACGACGTTCAGAAGTCAGACGTGTCCTCGACAGGTCAGGGGGTCATCGACAAGGACCACTTGGGGCCgctcctgctgcag GCTCTGGATGGCTTCCTGTTTGTGGTGAACCGGGAAGGCAGCGTCGTGTTTGTGTCGGACAACGTGACGCAGTACCTGCAGTACAAACAGGAGGAGCTCATCAACACCAGCGTCTACAATATTCTCCATGAGGACGACAGGGAGGAGTTCCACAAGAACCTGCCTAAGAACAAca taAATGGAGTGTCGTGGGGAAGCGAGGCAGCCCGACAGAAGAGTCACACCTTCACTTGCCGGATGCTGGTCAAGTTTGGCCACCCCCACGGCCCAATGGAGGAGGGGCCAGGAGGGCCACGCTACGAGACCATGCAGTGTTTTGCTCTTACCCAGCCCAAGGCCATGATCGAGGAGGGGGAAG ACCTGCAGTCATGTATGATCTGTGTGGCCCGTCGGGTGACAGCCATGGAGAGAACGGAGAGCTTCAACACTCGGCACGAGCTCTCAG GTAAACTGATCCAGATTGACCAGAACTCTCTACGAGCGTCGATGCGTCCAGGCTGGGAGGATTTGTTGAGGCGTTGCATTCAGATGTTCCTGCAGCACAGTGACGGGCAGCCCTGGTCACACAAACGCCACTACCATGAGG CCTTCCTGCAGGGTCACGCTGAGACTCCCTTGTACCGCTTCTCCCTGTCCGATGGCACTCCGGTCACTGCCCAGACCAAGAGCAAACTGTACCGGCACCCAATGAGCAACGAGCCACAGGGATTCATCTCCACACACCTACTACAGAG GGAACCAAACGGCTACCGCCCAGCTCAGGGGGGAAACATGATGCCGAACACCATGAGACAACAGGGCATGGGAGGCCCGAATCCCAATCCCCAAATGAACATGAACACCGGTGGGGGGATGGGCATGGGGGGCATGAGCAGGGGCTTCGGTATGAACGAGCAGGGCCACATGGGTCACATGGGTCCAATGGGAGGGGGCTCTATGTACGGAGGCAGCGGTGGCGGAGGAGGAAATGGAGGTGGAGGCATGGGCAACCGCATGATGCAGATGAATCAGATGGGGCCGATGAATCAGGTGGGGCACATGAATCAGATGAATCAGATGGGTCCCATGAATCACCCGGGCCAAGGCATGCAGCAGCACCCACAGCAGCCCCCGTTTCAGAGCAGCGGGGGGTTCGGGCTGAGTGGCATGAACAGCCCGTCAGGAAGCCCCAGAATGAGCGGCCCCCAGCAGGGACTCCTGATGTCCCCCCGAAACAGAGGGAGCCCGAAGATGGGCGCTAATCAGTTCTCACCTGGAG gCATGCACTCTCCCATGAGCGGCATCgtcagtggtggaggaagtggAGGCAGCACCACCACCTTCTCCAGCAGCTCCCTAAACGCCCTACAAGCGATCAGTGAAGGAGTAGGCAGCTCCCTCCCCTCCACCCTAACGTCCCCCTCGCCAGCCCACAAACCAGACAGCTCGCCCAGCatccactcctcctcctcttcctctcagccCAGCCAGCCAGCCAAACCGGGCCAAGACGGCTCCAAAAGCCCAGCGGGAGGTTTGGGGCCCGCTGACCATCACCACCCCAtgcaccatcaccaccatcatcagcATCCTCAAGCTGAGAGTTCTGCAGACCGACCGGACAGCCAGGCAGCTACAGTGACTAAAGAGTCTGCAGAGGGAACCAACGAGGCAGGGGCAGCGAGCTCTGAAACCTCTCGGAGGTTGCCGGACAGTAAGGGGCATAAGAAGCTGCTGCAGTTGCTGACTTCTCCGACCGAGGAGCTGGGGATAGGTGGTAGCGGGTCATCAGGGCCCCCTGTACCTCCCCCAGCGAGTAGCAGCAGCACTCCTGCAGGCCCAGACAGTAAAGACCCCACTGGAGGAATGACGAGCCCCTCCTCGACTGgagtctcctcttcctcagccgGTGCAAATCCGGGCCAGGCAACTGGGCAGGGGGCTTTAGCAGCTTCACTCTCCTCAGCGCAGTACACAGGCTCCCTGCAAGAAAAGCACAAGATCCTCCACAAGCTCCTACAAAATGGAAACACTCCAGATGACGTTGCTAAGATCACAGCCGAGGCCACGGGGAAGGTAACGCTGGGGGGCCAGGAGGGCGGCGAGGCCGGAGGAGCAGGGGCTGGGCCGGGGATGGTCATGGAGCCCAAGCAGGAGCAGCATAGTCCCAAGAAGGAGAAGACCCATGCCCTCCTCCACTACCTTCTCAACAAGGATGACTCCAAAGAGCCTGTGGATGTCAAGCCCAAGCTGGAGGATCTGGATGTGAAGGGAGCCCCGGGGGCCGCTGGCGGTCCTGCTCGGGGCGGACCTGGATCTGGCCCTGCGCCGGAACATCCTGAGAGCAAGATCAAGTCAGAACCTCCTGATGAC TTGCACAACCTGGAGTCTATCCTCGGAGATTTGAGGGGTTCAAGCTCTGACTTTTACCCGGATCAGAGCGGAGGTGGAGGGGCGAACGACACAGGAAGCAAACCCCAGGGTTGCCTTGACGACAGCCTGCAGGGTAA GAAATGCAGGAATGGGCCCGGGCCTCGGGGGCCTTTCCAGAGGGCCATGTCCATGGACGGGAAGCCTCCTGCCGGGCCTGTGGGCGCAGGTAGACGCCCCATGCTCATCAAGCAGGAGAACATGATGGGCAGCCCGGACGGCTACCCAGGAAACATGG GACCAATGAACAGGGGCATGGTTCCCCAGCGGTCTCCCATGGGGGGGTCAGCGGACTGGGGCATGTCCCGCTCAGGTGCCAGCCCTGGGGGTTCAGCAGGACACCCCTCCATGATGCGTCCCGGCATGGAGTACAACAACAGCAAGGGCATGATGTCAGGACCGATGATCGGTCGCTCCAACAGCGTACCAGGCACCAGGTCCATGCTGCAGCAACAGCTGATGGATATGG GAAGCTCTGCTGACATGGGCATGGGTATGAGCCCCTTCAGTCAGCCGGGCCAGCCCAACCAGTCCCCCTCCTGGCCGGACGCTATAATGAGCATGGAGGGTAACAG ACGCCAGTTCGGAAACACATTAGATGATCTCCTGGTACCTCCCACCACCAGCGAGGGTCAGAGCGACGAGCGGGCACTTCTGGACCAGCTGGACTCTCTGCTCAACAACACGGACGGCATCGCTCTGGAGGAGATAGACCGAGCTCTGGGTATCCCGGACCTCGTCAGCCAG AACCAGGGTagtgagcagcagctggagtcaTTTCCAGGGCAGGACCCGTCCATGGTGCTGGACCAGAAGCCCCTCTATGGACAGGGCTACCCCGGACCCCCCACCATGCCTATGCAATCTGGCTATGGCGGGAACCCCATGCAGGGACAGGCCCAGCAGGGGGGGTTTGGGCCCATGCTGTCTCAGATGGGCCAAGGCGGCAGCTTCCCTGGAATGGGTGGGATGGGGGGCATGGGTCACCCTCGTGCCAACATGATGAGACCGAGGATGATGACCGCCAACAAACCCATGAGGCTGCAGCTGCAACAGAGGCTGCAGGGCCAGCAG TTCATGAATCAGACGCGGCAGGGCATGGGCATGAAGATGGAGAACCCAGGAGGGAACCCTGGCATGAGGCCCGGCATGCAGCCTGGCATGGGAGGACAG CCGGGCTTCATCAACGCTCAGATGATGGCTCAGCGCAGCAGGGAGATGGTCACCATGCAGATGAGGAGGCAGCGCATGATGATgctgatgcagcagcagcagcagcagcaggctgccGCCGCCGCTGCAGCTGCGGGGGGATTCAGTCCTCCTCCAAACGTCACGGCTCCTGGTGGCATGGAGAACCCTATGGGAGGGCCGAACATGGGCCAGCCGGGGCCGCAGCAGTTTGGCTATGGGGGAAGCTATG GGATGGGCCAGCAGGGAGACCCCTCGTTCGGCCCATCAGGCGGCAGTCCTCCGAACGCCATGATGCCTGGCCGCCTGGGGCCTCAAAACCCCATGATGCAACAGCACCCGCAAGGCGGACCCATGTACCAGGGGGCGGAAATGAAAGGCTGGTCGCAGGGAGGCATGGGACGCAACAG TTCGTACCCTCAGCAGCAGTTTGCGCAGCAGGGACCTCCAGGGCAGCAACAGTTTGGGCAGCAAGGGAACCCGGGCCCGTATGGGGGCATGATGATGAATGGAGGATGCCAGccagtggaggaggaggtcaCATGGGCCAGATGGGAGGGCAGATGGGAATGA